From one Streptomyces sp. NBC_01478 genomic stretch:
- a CDS encoding enoyl-CoA hydratase/isomerase family protein gives MDTVLRVELRDRIAVLTLDSPERLNAIGSETVDRLTLALNELRDNDDVRALVVAGAGRAFSAGADIGEIESFTAPRQFHSFVQRLTDAYTLLEDFPKPSVAAVHGFAFGGGLELALACDLRVAERGARLGLPEMKLGVLPGAGGTQRLPRLIPPAIAKQMILTGEPIDAERAHALGLVNELAEPGEALAVAEALATALAAGAPLALAAGKRLIDYGLGMDLEAAISYERETVSVLFSTEDRVEGLKAFRDRRPGEFRGI, from the coding sequence GTGGACACCGTGCTGCGTGTCGAACTCCGGGACCGGATAGCCGTGTTGACCCTCGACAGCCCGGAACGGCTCAACGCGATCGGCTCCGAGACCGTGGACCGGCTCACCCTCGCGCTGAACGAGCTGCGCGACAACGACGACGTACGCGCCCTGGTCGTGGCCGGGGCGGGTCGGGCCTTCTCGGCCGGGGCCGACATCGGTGAGATCGAGTCGTTCACGGCACCCCGGCAGTTCCACTCCTTCGTCCAGCGACTCACCGACGCGTACACGCTGTTGGAGGACTTCCCCAAGCCCTCGGTCGCGGCCGTCCACGGGTTCGCCTTCGGCGGCGGGCTCGAACTCGCGCTCGCCTGTGACCTGCGGGTCGCGGAGCGGGGCGCACGGCTCGGCCTGCCCGAGATGAAGCTCGGCGTACTGCCGGGCGCCGGCGGCACACAGCGGCTGCCGCGTCTGATCCCGCCCGCGATCGCCAAGCAGATGATCCTCACCGGCGAACCGATCGACGCGGAGCGGGCCCACGCGCTCGGGCTGGTCAACGAACTCGCCGAGCCCGGCGAGGCGTTGGCCGTCGCCGAGGCACTCGCCACCGCACTGGCAGCCGGGGCTCCGCTGGCACTCGCGGCGGGCAAACGGCTCATCGACTACGGCCTCGGGATGGACCTGGAGGCGGCGATCTCGTACGAGCGCGAGACCGTCTCGGTGCTGTTCTCCACCGAGGACAGGGTCGAGGGACTGAAGGCCTTCCGGGACCGCCGCCCTGGCGAATTCCGAGGCATCTAG
- a CDS encoding aldehyde dehydrogenase family protein gives MVTVDVKLHQDRAKHDLPRPRLVIGGKDVTDTSGGQYEHRNPATGLVQAHIPLAGPAEVDRAVAAARQAFEVWGTMRPAERRRLLTRFAQLLRDHIPEFAAICPLENGVCIGGWASNVGPHVAEWTEYYAGWADKIEGMVGAAYSPHENIEYTVAEPYGVIGHIITWNSPALSLAMKVPPSLAAGNTVVIKPAESTPFSALLFADLAREAGIPEGVVNVVTGLGDAGSALVTHPGVDKISFTGGPATARRIMADAALTLKPVVFELGGKSANLLFADTDLDTVVPYCAAFAMSNTGQGCALPTRLLVERSIYDEVVTRVAGVVAHLPVGDPLDPTTYIGPLIDEAARDRVQGVIDKAVEGGAGRLVYGGERIDSDGYFVSPTVFADVDNRSDLAQQEIFGPVLAITPFDTEDEAVALANDTEYGLSAYIQSRDIGRVNRLVPRLKAGTVYVNPGPNPISSPTTPFGGVGTSGFGREGGKAGLDEFVHVKGVGISRV, from the coding sequence GTGGTCACGGTCGACGTGAAGCTGCACCAGGACAGAGCCAAGCACGACCTGCCGCGCCCCCGCCTGGTCATCGGCGGCAAGGACGTCACCGACACGAGCGGCGGCCAGTACGAGCACCGCAACCCGGCGACCGGCCTCGTCCAGGCGCACATCCCGCTCGCGGGCCCCGCCGAGGTGGACCGGGCCGTCGCCGCAGCCCGCCAGGCCTTCGAGGTGTGGGGCACCATGCGCCCCGCCGAGCGCCGCCGCCTGCTCACCCGCTTCGCGCAGCTCCTCCGCGACCACATCCCCGAATTCGCCGCGATCTGCCCGCTGGAGAACGGCGTCTGCATCGGCGGCTGGGCTTCGAACGTCGGACCGCATGTCGCCGAGTGGACCGAGTACTACGCCGGCTGGGCCGACAAGATCGAGGGCATGGTCGGCGCGGCCTACAGCCCGCACGAGAACATCGAGTACACCGTAGCCGAGCCCTACGGCGTCATCGGCCACATCATCACCTGGAACTCACCCGCGCTGTCCCTGGCCATGAAGGTCCCGCCGTCGCTCGCCGCCGGCAACACCGTGGTCATCAAACCGGCCGAGTCCACGCCGTTCTCCGCGCTGCTCTTCGCCGACCTGGCCCGCGAGGCGGGCATCCCCGAGGGGGTCGTCAACGTCGTCACCGGACTCGGTGACGCGGGATCGGCCCTGGTCACCCACCCCGGCGTGGACAAAATCTCCTTCACCGGAGGCCCCGCCACCGCACGCCGCATCATGGCCGACGCGGCACTGACCCTCAAACCCGTCGTGTTCGAACTCGGCGGCAAGTCCGCCAACCTGCTCTTCGCCGACACCGACCTCGACACCGTGGTGCCGTACTGCGCGGCCTTCGCCATGAGCAACACCGGCCAGGGCTGCGCACTGCCGACCCGGCTGCTGGTCGAGCGGTCGATCTACGACGAGGTCGTCACGCGCGTCGCCGGTGTGGTCGCCCACCTGCCCGTCGGTGACCCGCTCGACCCGACCACGTACATCGGACCGCTCATCGACGAAGCCGCCCGCGACCGCGTCCAGGGCGTGATCGACAAAGCGGTCGAAGGTGGTGCGGGGCGGCTCGTGTACGGCGGTGAACGCATCGACTCCGACGGCTACTTCGTGTCCCCGACCGTCTTCGCCGACGTCGACAACCGCAGCGACCTCGCCCAGCAGGAGATCTTCGGCCCGGTCCTGGCCATCACCCCCTTCGACACGGAGGACGAGGCCGTCGCCCTCGCCAACGACACCGAGTACGGCCTGTCCGCCTACATCCAGTCCCGTGACATCGGGCGCGTGAACCGCCTGGTGCCCCGTCTTAAAGCCGGGACGGTCTACGTCAACCCGGGCCCGAACCCCATCAGTTCGCCCACCACGCCGTTCGGCGGCGTCGGGACGAGCGGGTTCGGCCGGGAGGGCGGCAAGGCGGGTCTCGACGAGTTCGTCCACGTCAAGGGTGTCGGCATCAGCCGCGTCTGA
- a CDS encoding SDR family NAD(P)-dependent oxidoreductase: MSVRDKVALVTGAGRGIGEAIADRLAAQGAAVAVCDLDAEAAGKVAGLLAERYGVRATGVGADISDSAAVRTAVERIAAELGPVDVLVNNAAVDVIGRFVDSAEETWDRIIAVNLRGTITMTRAVLDPMIERGGGRIVHIASDAGRVGSSGEVVYSATKGGVIAFGKALAREVARHGITVNSVCPGPTDTALLGQVAEYSQKMYDATVRAIPLRRVAQPADIAGVVAFLASDDAAYMTGQTLSVSGGLTMV, from the coding sequence GTGAGCGTACGGGACAAGGTGGCACTCGTCACCGGAGCGGGCCGCGGCATCGGCGAGGCGATCGCCGACCGACTCGCCGCCCAGGGGGCCGCGGTCGCCGTCTGCGACCTGGACGCGGAGGCGGCCGGCAAGGTCGCGGGCCTGCTCGCGGAGCGGTACGGCGTGCGGGCCACGGGAGTCGGCGCGGACATCTCCGACAGCGCGGCCGTGCGCACAGCCGTGGAACGGATAGCCGCCGAACTCGGCCCGGTGGACGTCCTGGTGAACAACGCGGCCGTCGACGTCATCGGCCGGTTCGTCGACAGCGCCGAGGAGACCTGGGACCGGATCATCGCCGTCAATCTGCGCGGGACGATCACGATGACCCGGGCCGTCCTCGACCCGATGATCGAGCGGGGCGGCGGCCGGATCGTCCACATCGCCTCGGACGCCGGCCGGGTCGGCTCGTCCGGCGAGGTCGTGTACTCCGCGACGAAGGGCGGCGTCATCGCCTTCGGCAAGGCCCTCGCCCGCGAGGTCGCCCGGCACGGCATCACCGTGAACAGCGTCTGCCCGGGTCCCACCGACACCGCGCTGCTCGGGCAGGTCGCCGAGTACAGCCAGAAGATGTACGACGCGACCGTGCGGGCGATCCCGCTGCGCCGCGTCGCCCAGCCCGCCGACATCGCCGGTGTGGTGGCCTTCCTCGCGTCCGACGACGCCGCCTACATGACCGGGCAGACGCTCTCGGTCAGCGGCGGCCTCACGATGGTCTGA
- a CDS encoding SDR family NAD(P)-dependent oxidoreductase has translation MGILDDKVAVVTGGGRGLGRAHCLALAEAGATVVVNDLGSGVHGESTGDSPADEVVAEITKLGGQAVANHASVTDWSATETLVADTVAEFGRLDIVVNNAGIVRDRMLFSMTEAEFDAVIAVHLKGTFALTRHACAYWREASKRGERVTGRVINTTSGTGLFGNQGQSNYGAAKAGIAGLTVLTALEMRKYGVTANAISPIAATRMTDGLSVGESLQAVDGFDPRDPANASGVVVYLASDSAAWLTGQVLRIEGNRLNRLQGWTVAGVHPSASGQALTYDELVDAVPQLYGVAPAGRATGVGQ, from the coding sequence GTGGGCATCCTCGACGACAAGGTCGCCGTCGTGACCGGCGGTGGCCGGGGTCTTGGCCGGGCGCACTGCCTGGCGCTGGCCGAGGCCGGCGCGACCGTGGTGGTGAACGACCTCGGCTCCGGCGTGCACGGCGAGAGCACCGGCGACTCCCCCGCCGACGAAGTCGTCGCCGAGATCACCAAGCTCGGCGGGCAGGCGGTCGCCAACCACGCGTCGGTGACGGACTGGTCGGCGACCGAGACCCTGGTCGCGGACACGGTCGCGGAGTTCGGGCGCCTCGACATCGTCGTGAACAACGCGGGGATCGTGCGCGACCGCATGCTGTTCTCGATGACCGAGGCCGAGTTCGACGCCGTGATCGCGGTCCATCTCAAGGGCACCTTCGCGCTCACCCGGCACGCGTGCGCGTACTGGCGCGAGGCGTCGAAGCGGGGTGAGCGCGTCACCGGCCGCGTCATCAACACGACGTCCGGAACAGGCCTGTTCGGCAACCAAGGGCAGTCCAACTACGGTGCCGCGAAGGCGGGGATAGCAGGGCTGACCGTCCTCACCGCCCTGGAGATGCGCAAGTACGGTGTCACCGCGAACGCCATCTCGCCGATCGCGGCCACCCGGATGACGGACGGCCTGTCCGTCGGTGAATCGCTCCAGGCCGTCGACGGCTTCGACCCCCGCGACCCCGCCAACGCCTCGGGCGTCGTCGTCTACCTGGCCTCCGACAGCGCGGCCTGGCTGACCGGCCAGGTCCTGCGCATCGAGGGCAACCGGCTGAACCGGCTCCAGGGCTGGACCGTCGCCGGCGTCCACCCCAGCGCTTCCGGACAGGCGCTCACCTACGACGAACTCGTTGACGCCGTACCGCAGTTGTACGGTGTCGCCCCTGCGGGGCGGGCCACCGGAGTCGGACAGTGA
- a CDS encoding acyl-CoA dehydrogenase family protein encodes MADDMQDFAAEARAFLDAHAPKAPDRTAPSWGEGDDSMAYFSSLPPEAEREHVQRARDWQRVRHEHGFGWITGPVEYGGRGLTPVHDLLYDAVESEYDVAHTGVLSVIGLGMIGPTILAHAQPHIKERWLPAMYRGDAIACQLFSEPGAGSDLASVATRAVREGDHWVLNGQKVWTSVAQHSQIGLALTRTNPDAPKHRGITAFLVPMDAPGVEVRPLRQMTGGADFNEVFLTDVRIPDDHRLGEVDGGWTVALTTLMNERATVGSEGVGPVAAALSPDHLSALMRATWTWDDRALRARLAELLVDALATRHLNTRALRMLRAGGTPGPEMSVSKLMYGQNLTRAAHFVSDVLGPRIIADTGQWGTYAWSELLLATPALRILGGTEEIMKNILAERVLGLPKEVRS; translated from the coding sequence ATGGCAGACGACATGCAGGACTTCGCGGCCGAGGCACGCGCCTTCCTCGACGCCCACGCACCGAAGGCCCCCGACCGCACCGCCCCCAGTTGGGGCGAGGGCGACGACTCGATGGCGTACTTCAGCAGCCTCCCGCCCGAGGCGGAACGCGAGCACGTGCAACGGGCGCGCGACTGGCAACGCGTCCGCCACGAGCACGGCTTCGGCTGGATCACCGGCCCGGTGGAGTACGGCGGCCGGGGCCTGACCCCCGTCCACGACCTGCTCTACGACGCCGTCGAGTCCGAGTACGACGTCGCCCACACCGGAGTGCTCAGCGTGATCGGCCTCGGCATGATCGGACCGACGATCCTCGCCCACGCCCAACCGCACATCAAGGAACGGTGGTTGCCCGCGATGTACCGCGGGGACGCCATCGCCTGCCAACTGTTCAGCGAACCCGGCGCGGGCTCCGACCTGGCGAGCGTCGCCACCCGGGCGGTCCGGGAGGGCGACCACTGGGTGCTGAACGGACAGAAGGTGTGGACCTCGGTCGCCCAGCACAGCCAGATCGGCCTCGCCCTCACCCGCACGAACCCGGACGCGCCCAAGCACCGTGGAATCACGGCCTTCCTGGTCCCCATGGACGCCCCCGGCGTCGAGGTCAGGCCGCTGCGGCAGATGACCGGCGGCGCGGACTTCAACGAGGTCTTCCTCACCGACGTCCGCATCCCCGACGACCACCGGCTCGGCGAGGTCGACGGCGGCTGGACGGTCGCCCTGACCACCCTGATGAACGAGCGCGCGACCGTCGGCAGCGAGGGCGTGGGCCCGGTGGCCGCCGCGCTGTCCCCGGACCACCTCTCGGCCCTGATGCGCGCCACCTGGACCTGGGACGACCGCGCTCTGCGCGCCCGGCTCGCGGAACTCCTCGTGGACGCCCTCGCCACCCGGCACCTCAACACCCGTGCCCTGCGCATGCTGCGCGCCGGCGGCACACCGGGCCCCGAGATGTCCGTCTCGAAGCTGATGTACGGCCAGAACCTCACCCGAGCCGCACACTTCGTGTCCGACGTGCTCGGCCCCCGGATCATCGCCGACACCGGGCAGTGGGGCACCTACGCCTGGTCCGAACTCCTCCTCGCCACCCCGGCGTTGCGCATCCTCGGCGGCACCGAGGAGATCATGAAGAACATCCTCGCGGAACGCGTCCTCGGACTGCCCAAGGAGGTGCGGTCATGA
- a CDS encoding DoxX family protein, with translation MRARGHDVAALVLRATLGPMLFAHGWNKVAGPGGLTGTTGWFEALGLRPAEVHARMAAGTEMAAGVGIALGAANPLPAAAAVGLMTVAARTDHRGKGFFVFKGGWEYVGVVGGAAVALAALGPGRYSLDGVLRRQRTGAGPALLALGVGTASAAALLAACYRPERKPDETETDNQGQ, from the coding sequence GTGAGGGCACGGGGCCATGACGTCGCCGCGCTCGTCCTGCGGGCGACGCTAGGCCCGATGCTCTTCGCGCACGGCTGGAACAAGGTCGCCGGGCCGGGCGGGCTCACGGGCACGACGGGCTGGTTCGAGGCGCTCGGACTGCGACCCGCGGAGGTGCACGCGCGCATGGCGGCCGGGACCGAGATGGCGGCCGGTGTGGGGATCGCGCTGGGCGCGGCCAATCCCCTCCCGGCGGCGGCAGCCGTCGGCCTGATGACGGTGGCGGCCCGAACCGACCATCGCGGCAAGGGTTTCTTCGTCTTCAAGGGCGGCTGGGAGTACGTCGGTGTCGTGGGCGGCGCGGCCGTCGCCCTGGCCGCGCTGGGCCCCGGCAGGTACTCGCTGGACGGGGTGCTGCGCCGCCAACGCACGGGCGCGGGGCCCGCGTTGCTGGCCCTGGGGGTCGGCACGGCGAGCGCCGCCGCGCTGCTGGCCGCGTGCTACCGGCCGGAGCGGAAGCCGGACGAGACAGAAACAGATAACCAAGGGCAATAA
- a CDS encoding acyl-CoA dehydrogenase family protein has translation MTADETGLRELRASVREFLEAKSPEEAVRKLMESEPRYDPAVWAQAADQLRLPGLVIPEEYGGDGFGLVELGVVLEEMGRALLCAPFFATVVLAAQALLASGDREACARHLPGIAAGRTTAALAVAEDSGSWDPALISARAVPDGEGAWRLTGRKSFVIDGTTADLLLVVARTVAGPSLFAVDRDASGLSAGPMETLDATRAMARLTFDAVPATLVGADGAAGRTMAKVLDVASVGLAAEQSGGARRCLEASAEHARTRHQFGRPIGSFQAVKHKCADMLVQVELAEAASREAARLADEGSAEFPVAAAVAHACCSRAYMFAAMENIQVHGGIGFTWEHPAHLYFRRAKSSQLLFGGPAVYLERLLDRLGI, from the coding sequence ATGACCGCCGACGAGACCGGACTGCGTGAACTACGCGCCTCCGTACGGGAGTTCCTGGAAGCCAAGTCACCCGAGGAAGCCGTCCGCAAGCTCATGGAGAGCGAGCCGCGCTACGACCCGGCGGTATGGGCACAGGCGGCCGACCAACTGCGGCTGCCGGGCCTGGTGATCCCGGAGGAGTACGGCGGTGACGGCTTCGGCCTCGTCGAACTCGGCGTCGTACTGGAGGAGATGGGCCGTGCCCTGCTGTGCGCCCCCTTCTTCGCGACGGTCGTGCTCGCGGCCCAGGCACTGCTCGCCTCCGGCGACCGGGAGGCCTGCGCACGTCATCTCCCCGGCATCGCGGCCGGCCGGACGACGGCCGCCCTCGCGGTGGCCGAGGACAGCGGATCCTGGGACCCCGCGCTGATCTCCGCACGCGCCGTGCCGGACGGGGAGGGCGCCTGGAGGCTGACCGGTCGCAAGTCCTTCGTCATCGACGGTACGACCGCCGATCTGCTCCTTGTCGTCGCCCGCACCGTCGCCGGCCCCTCGCTCTTCGCCGTGGACCGGGACGCCTCGGGACTGTCGGCCGGACCGATGGAGACCCTGGACGCCACCCGGGCGATGGCCCGGCTGACGTTCGACGCGGTGCCCGCGACGCTCGTCGGCGCCGACGGGGCGGCCGGGCGCACCATGGCCAAGGTCCTGGACGTCGCGTCGGTCGGGCTCGCCGCCGAGCAGTCGGGCGGGGCCCGCAGGTGCCTGGAGGCGAGCGCCGAACACGCCCGTACCCGGCACCAGTTCGGCCGGCCGATCGGATCCTTCCAGGCGGTCAAGCACAAGTGCGCGGACATGCTCGTCCAGGTGGAGCTGGCCGAGGCCGCGTCCAGGGAGGCGGCGCGACTGGCCGACGAGGGCTCCGCGGAGTTCCCCGTCGCGGCGGCCGTGGCGCACGCGTGCTGCTCACGGGCGTACATGTTCGCGGCCATGGAGAACATCCAGGTCCACGGTGGCATCGGCTTCACCTGGGAGCACCCGGCGCATCTGTACTTCCGGCGCGCCAAGTCCTCGCAGTTGCTGTTCGGCGGCCCGGCCGTCTACCTCGAGCGGCTGCTGGACCGGCTCGGGATCTGA
- a CDS encoding acyl-CoA dehydrogenase family protein → MDAADFSAVLSEVRRFVRERVVPLEAEIDEKDEMPAEIREAAKKMGLFGFALPEEYGGLGLSMYEEAQLMFELGYTTPSLRSMFGTNNGIAGHVLMVGGTEEQKADWLPRIASGDVLASFALTEAEAGSDPSTLTTRAHLDGEDWVINGAKRYITNAPLADVFMVFARTDPDAPRTRGISTFLVPAGTPGLTVAPKDHKMGQFGAWTADVYFDDVRVPASALVGGEAGLNQGFGTAMGCIAHGRVHISSLCVGMAERLVDESVEYARTRRQSGKLIGSFQLVQGLIADSMTDYYAGRATVLEAARAFDAGTDTKIGPSCTKYFASEMVWRVADRAVQVHGGAGYMRGVAVERFYRDARLFRIYEGTSQIQQVIIAKALLGEAARG, encoded by the coding sequence ATGGACGCGGCTGACTTCAGCGCGGTGCTGTCCGAGGTCCGGCGCTTCGTGCGCGAGCGCGTCGTACCGCTCGAGGCGGAGATCGACGAGAAGGACGAGATGCCCGCGGAGATCCGCGAGGCGGCCAAAAAGATGGGCCTGTTCGGCTTCGCGCTGCCCGAGGAGTACGGCGGGCTGGGGCTGTCGATGTACGAGGAGGCCCAGTTGATGTTCGAGCTGGGGTACACCACCCCGTCCCTGCGCTCGATGTTCGGCACGAACAACGGCATCGCCGGGCACGTCCTCATGGTCGGCGGCACCGAGGAGCAGAAGGCGGACTGGCTGCCGAGGATCGCCTCGGGCGACGTCCTGGCGTCGTTCGCGCTCACCGAGGCGGAGGCAGGTTCCGATCCCTCGACCTTGACCACGAGGGCGCACCTGGACGGTGAGGACTGGGTGATCAACGGCGCGAAGCGGTACATCACCAACGCCCCGCTCGCCGACGTCTTCATGGTCTTCGCCCGCACGGACCCGGACGCCCCGCGCACCCGCGGCATCTCGACCTTCCTGGTCCCGGCCGGCACCCCGGGCCTCACCGTGGCTCCCAAGGACCACAAGATGGGCCAGTTCGGCGCCTGGACCGCGGACGTGTACTTCGACGACGTCCGCGTACCGGCGTCCGCCCTCGTCGGCGGCGAGGCCGGCCTCAACCAGGGCTTCGGCACGGCGATGGGCTGCATCGCGCACGGCCGCGTGCACATCTCGTCCCTCTGCGTGGGCATGGCCGAGCGGCTGGTCGACGAGTCCGTCGAGTACGCCCGCACCCGCCGCCAGTCCGGGAAGCTCATCGGCTCCTTCCAGCTCGTGCAGGGCCTGATCGCCGACTCGATGACCGACTACTACGCCGGCCGCGCCACGGTTCTGGAGGCCGCCCGCGCGTTCGACGCCGGTACGGACACCAAGATCGGCCCGTCCTGCACCAAGTACTTCGCCAGCGAAATGGTGTGGCGGGTCGCCGACCGCGCGGTCCAGGTCCACGGCGGTGCGGGCTACATGCGCGGGGTCGCCGTCGAGCGCTTCTACCGCGACGCCCGCCTGTTCCGCATCTACGAGGGCACGAGCCAGATCCAGCAGGTCATCATCGCGAAGGCGCTGCTGGGCGAGGCCGCCCGGGGCTGA
- a CDS encoding acyl-CoA dehydrogenase family protein, which translates to MRRTIFTEEHELFRETARSYYLRECAPYAEQWERDGQVSRAAWAAAGKAGLIGWQFPEEYGGQGIWDFRYNAIMAEEMAATSSVGIGLGLQNDVIPPYLTRLTTPEQKARWLPGATSGETICALALSEPAAGSDLKAIRTTARRDGDEWVIDGSKTFITNGILADLVVVACKTDPDAGHKGISLIVVERDAEGFERGRKLDKVGMKAQDTAELFFHEVRVPAENLIGQENRGFYHMMGNLPTERLAIAVSSLAAAERAFELALDYAKTRTAFGQPIGEFQANRFALADIKAKLGAARVYVDGCIMALFQGELTAEEAAAAKYWTSETGWQVIDRCMQLFGGYGYVNEYEIARIWRDSRVQRVFGGTSEIMQEIIGRSLGL; encoded by the coding sequence ATGCGTCGAACGATCTTCACCGAGGAGCACGAGCTGTTCCGGGAGACCGCCCGCTCCTACTACCTGCGGGAATGCGCTCCGTACGCGGAGCAGTGGGAGCGGGACGGACAGGTGAGCCGGGCCGCGTGGGCGGCGGCGGGCAAGGCCGGACTCATCGGCTGGCAGTTCCCGGAGGAGTACGGCGGCCAGGGGATCTGGGACTTCCGCTACAACGCCATCATGGCCGAGGAGATGGCGGCCACCAGCTCGGTCGGCATCGGACTCGGGCTGCAGAACGACGTCATCCCGCCCTACCTGACACGCCTCACCACCCCTGAGCAGAAGGCCCGTTGGCTGCCCGGAGCGACGAGCGGCGAGACGATCTGCGCGCTCGCGCTGTCCGAGCCGGCCGCCGGATCCGACCTCAAGGCCATCCGCACCACTGCCCGCCGCGACGGCGACGAGTGGGTGATCGACGGCTCCAAGACCTTCATCACCAACGGCATCCTGGCCGACCTGGTCGTCGTCGCCTGCAAGACCGACCCCGACGCCGGGCACAAGGGCATCAGCCTGATCGTCGTCGAGCGGGACGCGGAGGGCTTCGAGCGCGGACGCAAGCTCGACAAGGTCGGAATGAAGGCGCAGGACACCGCCGAACTCTTCTTCCATGAGGTCCGCGTCCCCGCCGAGAACCTCATCGGGCAGGAGAACCGCGGTTTCTACCACATGATGGGCAACCTCCCGACCGAGCGCCTCGCCATCGCCGTCTCCTCGCTGGCGGCCGCCGAGCGGGCCTTCGAACTGGCGCTGGACTACGCCAAGACCCGCACGGCGTTCGGGCAGCCGATCGGCGAGTTCCAGGCCAACCGGTTCGCCCTCGCGGACATCAAGGCCAAGCTGGGCGCCGCCCGCGTCTACGTCGACGGCTGCATCATGGCCCTGTTCCAGGGCGAGTTGACGGCCGAGGAGGCTGCGGCGGCCAAGTACTGGACCTCGGAGACCGGCTGGCAGGTCATCGACCGCTGCATGCAGTTGTTCGGCGGCTACGGCTACGTCAACGAGTACGAGATCGCCCGGATCTGGCGCGACAGCCGGGTGCAGCGGGTGTTCGGCGGGACCTCGGAGATCATGCAGGAGATCATCGGGCGCTCGCTGGGGCTCTGA
- a CDS encoding CaiB/BaiF CoA transferase family protein, with protein sequence MRPLEGISVVELGMWVAAPAAATMLADWGADVVKVEAPTGDPNRYTLRHVGQDIDSAPPFETDNRGKRGIVLDLRSDDGKGVLERLLERADVFVTNLRPGALERLGLAPDELRARHPRLVVGTLTGYGWTGAERDRAGYDVSAFWARPGIAAMLNPAGEPPPGIRPGLGDRTAAANLVAGVLAALLRRERTGEGGVVDVSLLRSGTYANGNDLALQNFFGRRGRTRHRTEHESPLYNSYRAADDRWFWLVGLEGNRHWPGVVKALGRADLETDERFATGKARRGHVRELIAEFDAEFARRPLDEWAARFDAEGVWWAPVQTLAEVAADPQAEAVGAFVEQPGMGDAPPLRTVATPVSFWGVDDKPRSGAPTLGEHTDDVLRELDTTGR encoded by the coding sequence GTGCGGCCACTGGAAGGCATTTCGGTCGTCGAACTGGGCATGTGGGTGGCGGCTCCGGCCGCTGCCACGATGCTCGCGGACTGGGGCGCGGACGTGGTGAAGGTCGAGGCGCCGACCGGCGACCCCAACCGCTACACGCTCCGGCACGTCGGCCAGGACATCGACAGCGCGCCCCCGTTCGAGACCGACAACCGCGGCAAACGCGGGATCGTCCTCGACCTGCGCTCGGACGACGGAAAGGGCGTACTGGAACGGCTGTTGGAGCGCGCCGACGTCTTCGTCACCAACCTCCGCCCCGGCGCGCTGGAACGCCTGGGCCTGGCCCCGGACGAACTGCGCGCCCGCCATCCCCGCCTGGTCGTCGGCACGTTGACCGGCTACGGCTGGACGGGCGCGGAGCGCGACCGTGCCGGCTACGACGTCTCCGCCTTCTGGGCGCGGCCCGGCATCGCCGCCATGCTCAACCCGGCCGGTGAGCCGCCGCCCGGCATCCGGCCGGGACTCGGCGACCGTACGGCCGCTGCCAACCTGGTGGCCGGCGTACTGGCCGCGCTGCTGCGCCGCGAACGCACCGGCGAGGGCGGCGTCGTGGACGTGTCGCTGCTCCGCTCCGGCACGTACGCCAACGGGAACGACCTGGCCCTGCAGAACTTCTTCGGCAGGCGCGGCCGTACCCGGCACCGCACCGAGCACGAGTCCCCGCTCTACAACTCCTACCGGGCCGCCGACGACCGCTGGTTCTGGCTGGTCGGCCTGGAGGGCAACCGGCACTGGCCCGGCGTCGTCAAGGCGCTCGGCCGCGCAGACCTGGAGACGGACGAACGGTTCGCGACCGGCAAGGCACGGCGTGGCCATGTACGCGAACTGATCGCCGAGTTCGACGCGGAGTTCGCTCGGCGACCACTGGACGAGTGGGCAGCGCGGTTCGACGCCGAGGGTGTGTGGTGGGCGCCGGTGCAGACGCTCGCGGAGGTCGCGGCCGATCCGCAGGCCGAAGCCGTGGGGGCGTTCGTCGAACAGCCCGGCATGGGTGACGCGCCACCGCTGCGGACCGTGGCAACACCCGTCAGTTTCTGGGGTGTTGACGACAAACCACGCAGCGGTGCGCCGACGCTCGGCGAGCACACAGACGACGTACTCCGCGAACTCGACACAACCGGGAGGTAG